CCAGATAAAGTAGTTTATGGATATGATTTGATGTCGAGTGTTGCGATCACTGCCTCGTTGAATGGGGCTAAAATATTAACTTATAATGAGGTTGTTGAATTCTTAAGGGAGGGTAATACCATTAAGGGAATTAAGGCGGTTGACAGGATAAATAATGAGACCAATATAATAAGATCTGATATAGTAGTTAATACTGCAGGTCCATGGGCCTTTAAAATAATAAAAATGGCCGGATTGGAGGAGATACCGATTATGCCAACTGCGGGAATCATGGCAGTATTTGACCAAAAAGTTAACAATATGGTTCTGAATAGATTAAGACCACCTTCTGATGGTGACATTATAGTACCATATTTTGATAGATCAATTCTGGGAACTACTGCGACGATAATTGATGATCCAGATAACTTTACAATATCTGAAGAAGATGTAAATATGCTAGTTGAGGAAGGTTCATATCTAATACCAAAATTAAAGGAAATGAAGGTAGTAAGGACTTATGCTTCAGTGAGACCGTTAATAAGGAGTGAAGGAACTGGTAGAGAAGCTACAAGGGATTTCAGGATAATAGATCATGAAAAAGAGAATGGAATCTATGGATTAATATCTGTAATTGGAGGTAAATTTACAACTGGAAGATTAGTAGGAGAGAAAGTTTCCGACATGGTTTCCTTAAAGTTAGGAGTAAAGAGTGAAAGTAAGACTAGAAACACCAAAATATTGAGCCCTTCTGATCTTAATTTAATGGAATATGCTGAGAAATTTGGTTTAGCTAAAGCTTTAGTAAAAAGCGCATTGGAAAGAAAGGGAACATTGGATGAGGAAAGATATTTGAGTTCACTATATATTCTTTTATCCCTAATTTCAAGAAGAGGAGGATAAAGGTTGGAATTTAAGGGAAGCTTTAGTATCGGAAAGACTGTTAATTTAGTTAAGGAATTCTTATTGGATCCTAAACAATTTGCTGAATGCCTACCTGGTATACAGAATTATGAAGTGGTAGGTGATACTTTTAGGTCAAATTTTAAATTAGATATCTCACAGATGAAGATCCCTCACATGAGTACGTTAACTACTGTTATAAATGCTAAGATTCTCGATAAGGCTGATGGAATAGAGATAAGTGGTAATGGAAGATCTGCTGGTGTGGGTGTAAAATTTAATATTGTACTCAAGCTTAGTGGAAACTCAGAATACACTAAATTGGAATGGCGAGCCAATATAGATTTAGGTTTGCTTTCTAGGTTATTGGGAGATGAAAATATAATAAAAATAGCTGAAGCAAATATAAATCATATAATAAGTTGTATCTCAACTAAATTATCGTAAGTGGATCTGACATAATGAAAGATATAAAAATCTTTCTTAAATAAAAAAGAAATTTTTATTTGTTATGATATGCTTTTTCCGCTGCTTTAAATACTGGTACTAAAAACTCTTCTACACTGGCACCAATTATTTCGTAGCCCGGTTTACTTATTAACTCCCTTATTGCCTTTACTGCACTTTCGTATTCATTATACCTAAGCCCTTTAATGCGCTTTACTATCTCTTCATCCAAATCTGGTGGAGATAACCCATAATCTCCTGTTATCATTAAATCGTATATTATACCTTTATCATCAACAGCTACTGTGGCTTGAATTAATTTTCCATATTTTTCTTAGTTTGTGGAGTTTACGAGGCATAGTTACTAAAACCTGATGTAACCATAGAATATAATTTTTTCTATAAGGGGGCGACCGATGGACATTTTCAACCCCTTAACCACCATTATAAAGCGTAGATAATTATTTAGTACTTGGTTTATGCAAAAAACCTATATATGGATAGTAAAATGGGTAATATGGAAGAAAAAGTACTTGCTATGGATGAGAGGGGCAGGATTACATTGAATAATTCAAATAGTAGATGGTTAAAATGTAAAGCTTATGAAGTACTTCAGTTGAATAAGATGTTAATATTATATCATAAGGATGAAATTTAAATCTTTTGTAAAACTTCCTAGGTAAGACTTCTTTCTCTTAAATTAAAGAGCTCATTATTAGGAATTATTAAACAACATATAAATTTTAATTTAGTCATAAAAAATATTTTATTTTATCATAAAGTTTTTATATGAAATTCGATGAATCTTAACCCCCTTAAAGAGGATTGAACTTTATCTTTTTCCCTTATCATTTAATTCCTTTCTCTTTTTCTTGCAATACCCTCCATAAAATCTTTCCAGAGCCACTTTTAGGTAAAGAATCGACAAACTCTATTATTCTAGGATATTCATATGCACTCATATGTTGCTTACACCATTCTCTTATTTCATCTGCAGTGACTTTACCCTTATATTCTGGTTTCAATACAATATATGCCTTAACTTCCTCGCCAACTCTTGGATCTGGAGAAGCAACAACACATGCTTCCAAAACTGCAGGATGTTGATATAGTTTATTCTCAACCTTAGTTGGCCATACCTTATAGCCAGCTCTATTTATCATTCTCTTTATTCTATCAACTATAAAGAAATACCCTTCTTCATCCATGTATCCAAGATCTCCCGTTCTAAAATACTCAATACCATTAATGGTTATGAAAGACTTTCTAGTTTCTTCATCTTTATTCCAATATCCCTTAAATAAACTTGGACATTTAACTACTATTTCACCCTCTTTATTTGGCGGGAGCACTTCTCCAGTCACTGGATCTATTACTAACGCATCTACTCCAAAATGAGGTATCCCTAAACATTGCAATTTAGGTCTATTAGGAGGATTAACATGAGTCTGTGACATTGTTTCCGTTAATCCATAACCCTCTATATAATCCAACCCAGTAAGCTCCTTAAGCCTTTTAGCTACTGCTTCTGGCATTGCCGCTCCACCTCCTCCTATTAGAATCAAGGAACTTAGATTCCTTTTCTCTATTCCAGGTAAGGCTAATAAATCCACAACCATTGTGGAGATATTAGTCCAATGGGTAATCCTATACTTCTCAATTGCATCTACGGCAGCTTCTCTATCCCAGACTGATAGTAAAACCATTGTGGCACCAATATATAATGGTGCGTTGAGACTATGAACAAAACCAGTGACGTGAAATACTGGCAATGATGAAAGTACTACTGCTGAAGGAGTTACCATATTCCAAACCACTGAACCTAAAATTGTTGGCCATATGGTCGAATGAGTGTGAATACAGCCCTTTGGAAAACCAGTGGTTCCAGAAGTATATGGTATAACCGCAATATCCTCAGCTTTAACTTCCACTTGAGGGGGAGAATAATTATTTCTTAATGAATCTCTCCACAAAATTACGTCTTTTACATCTATTTCCGGTTCCTTTTGCACTAATGGATGTATTTTTATTTCCGGTTGCTGGGGTAAGTAATCCTTAAATCTCCCGGCTATAACCCATTTTACTTGCGTGTTTTCCCTAGCTTTAATCACCTTATTAAGGTAGAGCGATAATGTTATTACACCGACCGCCCCAGAATCCTTAAGTATATAGTTTAACTCATCTTCTGCTATTAAGGGATTTATTGGTACTAGAATTGCATTTGCTCTAAGTATACCATAATATGCTATAACCCATTGTACCGAATTTGGCATAAATATTGCTACTCTATCTCCTTTTCTTACACCAAGTTCATTATGTAAAAATGCTGAGAACCTAAGCACATTTTCCCATAGCTCCCTATACGTTATTTTATTACCATAGTATATAATTGCGTTCTTGTTAGGATATCTTTGAGAGGAAACTTCTACTATATTAAATAGAGGGACTTCAGGATAATCTAAGGTTTTGGGTAAGTGAGGTGGCCAATACTTAAACCAAGGCCTATCTGAGCTCTGACTCATAAAAAAATTTAGTAAAATATGGTAATAAATCTTTATTCGAAGAAAAGCTTATGTATTATAAAATAGAAAGAGAATATGATGCAGAAAATACCCCTAGTTGGTAAGGAGCCAATAGAACCTAAAGACATGGGTTTTACGCTTATTCATGAACACCTTAGAGTTTTCAGCGAGGCTGTTAGATATCAATGGCCTCACCTATATAATGAAGAGGAGGAATACAAGAATGCAGTAAATGAGGTAAAAAAGGTAATGCAATTAGGGGTTAGAACAATAGTTGACCCTACAGTAATGGGATTGGGTAGGGATATAAGGTTCATGGAGAGAGTGGTTAAGGCTACTGGCGTAAATTTAATAGCCGGAACTGGAATCTATATATACGTTGACTTACCATTTTACTTTCTAGGAAGATCTGTAAATGAGATAGCCGATTTATTTATACATGATATAAAGGTAGGGATACAGAACACCTCAAATAAGGCTGGATTCATAAAAATAGCTGCGGATGAGCCTGGAATTACAAAAGACGTTGAGGCGGTAATAAGAGCTGCTGCAATTGCACATAAGGAGACTAAAGTACCAATAATAACTCATTCCAATGCACATAATAATACTGGCATGGAACAACAAAGGATATTAATGGAAGAAGGAGTAGATCCAGGGAAAATATTAATAGGGCATTTAGGTGATAGTGATAAAATAGATTACATAAAAAAGATCGCTGATAAAGGATCTTTTGTGGGATTAGACAGATATGGATTAGACTTGTTCCTTCCAGTTGATAAAAGAAATGAGACAACCTTAAGGTTAATTAAGGAAGGTTACGTCGATAGGTTAATGATTTCACAAGATTATTGTTGCACAATTGATTGGGGAACAGCTAAACCAGAATTTAAACCAAAATTAGCTCCGAAATGGAGTATGTCACTCATATTTGAGGATGTGATACCGTATTTAAAGAAGAACGGAGTAGGAGAGGACATAATAGATAAAATATTTAAGGAAAATCCTAAAAGGTTCTTTAGCTGAATTTTTAATAAGAGTTTTTTATCACATAAAAATACAAATAATCTAATCCTTTTTTGTATAATTGGAAATTCCTCACAATTAATTCACTATTGGAATAGTTTGTGGATTTTCTGAAAATTGAGGCTATTCTCTCCATCAGGACTATTCATAGAATTATCGCCTAGTTTCCAAATGATACACACACTACTATTGGAATTCCAATATTCAATTTGCTATTTAAATAATAAAGGGTATTTTAGTAGATCTAGAAATAATTTTTACTCATAGACGACATCTATATGATAAATATTTATTCTCAAAAAATAACTTATTAACAACATGCCATTAGATCCGCAAGTTAAAGATCTCTTGACCAAATTAAACTCGTTATTACCTTCAACACCGTTAACTCCACAAGAATTTAGAAGGATTAGAAATGACATTTTCCTCAAAATGTTCAACAATGAAAAAGTTGAGTTAGCTAAAGTTCAAGATATGAATATACCGGGGAGGAATGGGAGCATACCAATAAGGGTTTACGTTCCGAACCAGAGGGAAAATCTTCCTGCCGTTATCTACTACCATGGAGGGGGTTTCGTTTACGGAAATTTAGATACGCATGATAGTGTGTGCAGGTTAATTTCGAAGTTATCGGAATCAATTGTGGTTTCAGTAGATTATAGATTGGCACCAGAACATAAATTCCCCACACAAGTTTATGACGCATATGACGTAGTGAAGTGGATAAGTACCAACGGAGGAAAGATGGGAATAGATACCTCAAGGATTGCAGTTGCGGGAGATAGTGCAGGAGGTAACTTATCTGCAGTTGTAAGTATTTTAGATAGAGATAATAACGAGAAGATTATTAAATATCAAGTATTAATCTATCCCGTAGTCAACATGTTAGATTCTTCACCCTCAATGTTTAACTATGGGGATGGATATTTTCTGACTTATGAAAGAATGATGTGGTATCATAAACAATACGTTAAAGAAGAAAACGATTACTATAATCCTTTAGCATCGCCCATTTTAGCTAATTTAAATAATCTCCCTCCAGCTCTTGTAATTACCGCCGAATATGATCCTTTAAGGGATCAGGGGGAAATGTACGCTCACAAATTAAAAATTAATGGAGTAAGGGCGGTTAACGTAAGGTATAATGGAATGATTCATGGTTTTGTGAGCTTTTACGAGTACTTAGACGTGGGAAGAGAGGCGATACAGCACATAGCCTCATCGATTTATAAAAGGTTTAACTTCACTTAATGATATTTTTTAGAATGCCTATTTTTTCCACATATAATTCTATGGTACTGTTTGGTTTTAATGATTTACCTATGTCTATTCCAGTACAACCTGATACTGTACCACTGCCAAAGACATCCCCAGGTCTAATGTATTCATCTTGTGAAACATATGCTATCATATCTTCAAACGTCCATTGCATATCCTCTGCCTTAGTATCGCACCAAACTTCATCGTTAACTTTAGCGTAAACCCTTAATCCCTTAATGTCAGATAACTCATCTCTGGTCACAATCCAAGGTCCTAATCCATTAGCGAAATCCTTACCTTTAGCTGGTCCCAGTAAACCCTTCATTTCAACCATTTGAATATCTCTCGCGCTGAAGTCATTAAATATTGTAAAGCCCAATATGTAGTTCTTAGCGTTTTGTTTATCTATATCTTTGCCTTTCTTATATATAATTGCAGCTATTTCCAATTCTATATCAACACTCTTAGAGTACTTAGGCCAAGGCACTTCTTCTAAATGTCCATAGAATATTGCCGGATCACCCTTATAATAGATGGGTATTTTAAACCACTCTTCTGGTATCTGTTGCCCTCTTCTTTTATACGTAGCCTCAACATGTCCTCTAAAAGCCAGAAAATCCCTTAACATATTTGCCCTCAGTAAAGGTGCCTTTAATTTAACCTCGTTAATACTGTAAACTACGTCTCTCCTTTTCTTAGCCCACTCTAATACTTCCTTAACCAATTCTAATCCCTTATCACCAGCTTGAAGAACTCCTAACATATCACTTGGTAATAACGCATTGCAATACCTTTCAATGAATTGTTCATCCTCTCCTTTCTCTAAAAACATTAAATAACAGGAGGTATTCAAATCTGCAACGTGTTCATTATCTATCAAAACACCGCTCCTTACTCGGTGATCCCTCACAAAGCTTACCAGTTTCATGTTCTCTAAAAATATTTTAGTCAAATAAAGTAATATATATTATCATGATGGAAGTTCAATATAAGTTCGAAAGAGTGAGCGATAATATATATGCATTCGTTCAGGGTAATGGAGACTGGTTTTTAAGCAATGCGGGGATAATTATAGGGAAGAATTACGTTATAGTTGTGGACTCCTTAACTAATGAAAAAATGACGAGACAGTTCATTTCGGAGATAAGGAAAGTCACGGATAAGCCAATAAAATATTTAATAAATACACATGAGCATGAGGACCATCTGTGGACTAATCATTTGTTTCCTAATGCAATTACGATTTGTCATAGAAATTGTAGGGAAAGAGTTATAGAAGGCATGAAGAGAGGTACTAATCCTTATGAGAGATTATTCAAAATAGATTTCTCAGGATACAAATATACTCCTCAAGATATCATTATAGAAAGTGAGATGAGAATATTTGCTGATATTGAAAAAGATGTAAGGTTAGTGTATGTTGGTTACGCTCACACTACCAGTGATATTTACGTTTACATCCCTGATGAGAAAGTGATCTTCACTGGAGACCTATTATTCTCTCCACCTTGTACTCCTTTCGCCTTAATGGGTTACATCCAAGGATATATAAACGCGTTAGAGCATTTAGCTAGCCTTAATGTTGATGTTTACGTTCCAGGTCACGGCGAAATAAGCTATGATAGAAAATCTTTATACGAGGCTAGAGATTATTTAATTTTCGTTAGGGATGAGGCTAGAAAGATGATGAGGCAAGGTATTAACGATCCAATAAAGGCTTCTTATGAAATCAATTTAGGTAAGTATAATGAATGGATAAGTAAGGAAAGAATAGTCGGTAACATGGCTAGGGCATATAGTGAGTTAAAAGGAGCTCCTCCAGCTTCTAAATTAGAAAACGTTGATAGAATACTAACAGAAATGCTTAAATATAGAGAAAAAGAAAGAGGTACTTTTTAATGTTCTTCAAGCCATTTTAACACTATTTTGTTAACATCTTTTTCTGCGTTATCTCCAGTATACACATCCAAATGACCATAACCTTTTAATAAAATGACCTCAGCGTTCTTGGGTAGTTTTTCTTTATCGAATGCTTGAAGTCCAAATCTTTCGCTTATAAATGATATTACGGGAACGTCAATTTCTTTATATTTCTCCTCAAATCCGAATTTTCCTCTTTCTAAGTTAAGTAAATAGGGCCAATATGGATCAAATGACGCAAGTATTGGAAACATGTCTTCTTTTTTAGAAAAGGGATAATCATAGGGATTAGCTGAACCCGTGGCGTATAAGCTATCCATGAGGAAATCACTTATAGTCTTGTATTTAGGATCTGGACTAGGCATATCTGGATTGGCTAACGCATAAGCCCATATGGGATTATTGGGGCCTCCTCTACTAGGAATAGCGTAAATACCCTTACTGTCCATTTCCTCAATACTGGTTACCTCTGGATTATAAAATCTAGGCCTTAATCCACTTTTTGTGGGACCTCCGTCTAATAGTATAAGACCTTTTACGTCATCTTTCCAATAAATTGAGGAGTAATTCAGAGATGCTATACCACCAAAGCTTTCTCCCGCTATAAATATCTTCTGTTGATCGGAGTCTTTCTTGATGAAATTCACGCATTCTTTTATATCACTAATCCACGAATTCCAACCCCAATTTCTCATGAAAGAGAGTTGTTTATCCCTAAGGTATGGGGGAACGAAATGAGTTCTATAATCTATAGTATATACGTTAAACCCATTTTTAGCTAGATATAAAACTATTGATTTTCTATAATCTGGTATTGTATAGTGAACCCCATGCCAACTTATGCTTACTAACTGTTCCCCACTAGACCATGTTCCAGGGAGAACTAAAACGGCGTAATTTCCTCCATCTTTTACGCTCACCTTATGAAGCGATATGATATCATACGGACTACCCTTTCTCTTTAATTTCCATACACTCTCCATCAATGTTTCATTTCCTATAACGGGAACATAACTTTTCACAATTTTCCATCCTTCAAACACTTTACTCAGCCTCTTAAGATGTCCTTTAGTGCAGAACCTACCATGATAGTAACTAATCTACTTACTCTAGGAGAACCTAGGAATCCATGAACCATACCATTTACTCTAAAACTCAGCGTAGGAACTCCAGCTTCCATTAGCCTATTTGCATAAGCCTCTCCTTGATCCCTTAAAGGATCGAATTCTGCAGTTACGACTATAGCTTGAGGGAGATTAGTTAGGTCCTCAGCTATTAATGGTACAAACATGGGATTATATAGATCCCTTTCATCTCTTATATACATTTTAATTCCGTAGTCTACAGGTACGTTAATGTCCAAGAAATATCCCTTCCTGTATTCATTCATGGACTTAGATGCTAGATCCAAATATACAAACGGAACTACTAGGGCTTGAGCTTTAAGCTTTATTCCGTTGTCTCGGGCAAGGATAGATGTGACAGCAGCTAAGTTACCCCCTGCACTAATTCCGAAGACCGCTAACTTATCCTTATTGCCACCTATTTTGTCAGCGTTTTCATAAGCCCATTTTACCGAATCGAAACAATCAGTTACCGCGGCAGGGAATTTGTTTTCTGGTGCCAATCTGTAATCAACTGAGACAACTATACAATTGCAAGAGTTAGCTAATATTCTTGATATACTATCCTCAGTTTCTATACTTCCTAAAATCCACGCTCCGCCGTGAAAGTGCAGTACAATAGGCAGTTCTTTTTCACTATTTGGATAATATATTCTTACTGGTATTTCACTTTCAGATCCCCTTATTTTTCTATCTTCAACCTTATATACTGGTTCCTTTATCGTAGACTCTGCCAATAATTTGTTCAATTTCTCTCTAACTTCCGGTAATGAATATTTAGTAAAATCTAATATGTTAGCTTTGTAGAAATAGTCTAAAAATTTCCTTACCTCCGGATCTAGAGGGATTTTTCCACCTAAATACACTTTATTTTGACTGAATATATACCTTCTTACTATAAAATCTTAAATAAGTTTTGTGAGTTTATAATAAGCCGTTGACAACAGTTTCCATGAAACTGTGCTTTGTGGGATATTTGCAAACTATCTTATTTTATACGTTATTTTTACTATGAAGAGAATGTAAAAAGTGACGTAAGTTTGAAAACCCCCACAAGGTAATGAAACTGTGAATTTTATACACTTTGTCAACAAATCATTTAATATGCTAAGACCCCAAAGAAATATGCCAAAAGTTAGGAATATATTATTTAAGAGTATGCGAAGAAGGAGTATGTGAAACCAGAAAGATTACTATCTAAAAAATGAGATTTTTAGAGAAGAAGATTTGAAGAGAATAGCGGGAATAATAAGGAAAAGCAGTACTATACGCAATGAGATTCAAACTCTGATCTAATTGATGAACTACCTCACACGAATAAAGATAGTCTTACGCACCTTAACCTCCCAATTGAAGATAAAAATCGTTTAATATGATAAGGATAAGGAAAGATCATCGTTTTTGAATACCTTTTTCAATATAACCCTCATTTATTTCCTCTAGTCTAACCCCTACAGTCTTAGGTATTGTGAACCATAATAGAGCTGCAGCAAACGGAACTGGAGCAGCTAAAACAACCCACGCTAGCAATGGACCAACCAATCCTATTAATGGGAAAAGCAATAGAGGGCCAATTACACCACCTAAATGCCCAATACCATCAGTTATTGCGAATCCAGTAGATCTAGCTGCAGTCGGGAAAGATTCGCTACTCATTAGATATCCAGCTAAATAAGGCGGGTTAAGTAGGAATTCAAGAATGAAATAAGTGATAAACCATACTATTAAAGCCTTATGAAGTAGCAAGTACGTAGAAACGTATGCTGATACTAAGAAACCGATACCACCTATTTGTGTTAATAGTCTCCTATCAGTTCTTTCTACTACCCCAAGTAAAATGAACGATATCACAGTAGCACCTATAGCTGCGAATCCCGAAAACCTAATGTATTCTGCATACTGAATAGGTGAAAAACCAACAACGACTTTTACGAATGTGGGAGCTAAGCCAGTAGAAGTGTATTGTATGAAGTAAATGAAGAACCAGAAAATTGTAAGGGAAATTAATCGTTTAAGATACTTAGGCTCCCCTAATATCCTCAATTGATTATAAGAGGAAATTTCTTCATAGTGAATAACCCTAGGCTGTGGAAGTGATGAAACTTTGGCTCTTCTCATACTCACTTCCTCCATCTTTTTCACTATCTTTTCAACGTCAGTTATCTTTCCTTTCTTTACTAGTACCCTAATGCTCTCTGGGGATAAGACTGCTAAAACTGCTGTAGTTATAAGTGATAAGACTGCGGGTATGAGAAAAATTACACGCCAACCTATTGTGGGATAGGTGGTGACAATAAGGGCCGCGATCACTGTACCTACACCAACTGCTGTCCATCCTGAGATGAAAATCCAGTTAGCGTATTTTCCTCTCTTCATGCTAGGAGAAAACTCAGATATGTAAACCATTGCTAAATTAAGCCCTGCCCCAATACCAACTCCTTCTATTACTCTAAAAATGAATAGAGTGATGTAGTTCGTTGCTAAACCCATACCTAAGCTACCAATACCTAGCAGAGCGAATGTCAGAATCATTACTGGCCGTCTACCTATCCTGTCTGCAGTGATACCGAGTCCTATTGAACCTACAATGTAACCTGCTAATCCTACTGAAACGATTATAGAGGCTTGTGTTGGATTTATAAAGGGAATATAAGGCAAAGCAAAACCTAAATTTGATACAGCATCGTATAGAGTTGCGAAGTATCCTATACCCAACGCCCATAATAGTAAATACGACAGACCCCAAGTTGGTAACCTATCTATTCTAGCTAGATACTCATCTAATATACTCTTACTGCTCATGTGATTAGATTCGTAGATTAATTCATAAAGATATTTTATAATAGTCAAGTTTTGAGATTTATACTTATATTGTATAATTAGATACTAAAACTAGTTATGTATATAAACTTAGTAGCACCTATAATGCAATAAAGAACTTATGAGCTCTTAACACGATCAATTCTTATATTTGTAGGACGAGACGCGTGAATGTGCATATAATGCTACTTTGTTGAAGGTTTTTCAAAACTCACGTTACTTTTTTCACATTCTCTAAATAGTAAAAAAGAACGCTAGATAGTTTACAAATACCCCACAAAGCAACATCATACTAATATTTACATTCTGCTTTATATAGAGAAAACGTAAAATCACAAAAATCAATGAAAAAGAGGTAAGTTTTAAAACTAGTCAGACTAAAATGACTTTGCGATGATATTTAGTTTAAAATTGCCTATGCAAGGGCCCTTAAAATACGTTAATGCCTATTTGATAAAGGATGGTAAAGAGAGCTTATTGATTGATACTGGGCTACCTACCCAAGAGGATATTATGGTGTTGAATAATTATTTGAGAGAATACGGGTACCCCGATCTTGTCGTAATTACTCACTACCATCCAGACCATATGGGTCTAGTTAGATTATTTAAGGATAGTAAAATACTAATACATGAAAGAGAACTTAGTTATCTCAATTATCTTTTAAGTGATGAATATGAAAGAGAAATGAAAGCTTTCTTTTCTGCAAATGGGTTTCCACATGAATTAATACAGAAATTATTTAGAAATAGAAATAGGTTTCATGACATAATTGAAGGAGTGACTTTTAATACAGTTAGAGATGGTGACATAATAAAAATAGCTGATAAACAACTGAAAGTGATATGGACTCCCGGTCATACAATGGGTCATATATGTTTAACTTATGAAGATGTGATATTCTGCGGTGATCACATATTGCAAGATGTAACTCCTAATGTTTCTTTACTAAAATTGGATGATAATCCTCTAAAAGGTTATCTAGAAAGTCTAGATAGAGTCAAAAATCTTGATGTAGAGCAATTATATCCTGCACACGGAGAGCCATTCAAAGAATTCCGTCTCAGAATAGAGGAGATAAAGAATCATCATAAACAGAGATTAAGCGAAATTTTGAGAATAATAAAAGCTAAGGGGAGAGCTAACGCATATGAAATTGCAACTGGTATTTCATGGTACAAAAAGTGGGATGACCTTTCCACTTTCGATAAGCAATTGGCAATAGGTGAAACACTAGCTCATATTAAATATCTAATAGAAGAGGGAACCATAAAGGAAATAAATAGTAATAGTATTTATTATACTATAAGTAGTTGATTTTAGATGGGTAAATATTAAAAAATGTATGAAGATTGAATTGAGATTACTTTTTAACCTTATTTTGCTTATTTTATTCGATGAAGGTAGAAGACATTAAAAAAATTCTTGTAGTAGGAGCGGGTACAATGGGACATGGTATTGCAGAAGTAGCAGCAATTGCTGGATATAAGGTGTACTTGAGTGACGTTTCTCAGGACATTTTAAATAACGCACTGGATAGAATAAAATGGAGTTTAACTAAACTACAAGAAAGAGGGCAAGTCAAGGAAAGTATAGACGCAATAATGTCTAGAATCACAACTGTAGTAGGATTAGACAAAACTGTCAGTGATGCTGATTTTTCAATAGAGGCTTCCCCTGAAAGAATGGATATAAAAAGGCAAGTCTTCTCTAAGCTTGATGAGTTATTACCACCACATGCAATATTAGCTACAAACACTAGTAGTTTACCCATTACTAAAATAGCTGAGGCTACTAAGAGACCAGATAAGGTAGTGGGAATGCACTTCTTT
The nucleotide sequence above comes from Sulfolobus tengchongensis. Encoded proteins:
- a CDS encoding alpha/beta hydrolase, whose protein sequence is MPLDPQVKDLLTKLNSLLPSTPLTPQEFRRIRNDIFLKMFNNEKVELAKVQDMNIPGRNGSIPIRVYVPNQRENLPAVIYYHGGGFVYGNLDTHDSVCRLISKLSESIVVSVDYRLAPEHKFPTQVYDAYDVVKWISTNGGKMGIDTSRIAVAGDSAGGNLSAVVSILDRDNNEKIIKYQVLIYPVVNMLDSSPSMFNYGDGYFLTYERMMWYHKQYVKEENDYYNPLASPILANLNNLPPALVITAEYDPLRDQGEMYAHKLKINGVRAVNVRYNGMIHGFVSFYEYLDVGREAIQHIASSIYKRFNFT
- a CDS encoding FAD-dependent oxidoreductase, with protein sequence MEIKSTVTIIGGGVNGLFTALDLALRGIDVTLVERSDIGSGTSGRFHGLLHSGARYAVTDPESAKECIQENKIITKIAPHAVKDTGGIFLGITKDDLQFSETFLRSLEKVGIEYKVLEIKEVLQEEPYVNRDAKIAIWVPDKVVYGYDLMSSVAITASLNGAKILTYNEVVEFLREGNTIKGIKAVDRINNETNIIRSDIVVNTAGPWAFKIIKMAGLEEIPIMPTAGIMAVFDQKVNNMVLNRLRPPSDGDIIVPYFDRSILGTTATIIDDPDNFTISEEDVNMLVEEGSYLIPKLKEMKVVRTYASVRPLIRSEGTGREATRDFRIIDHEKENGIYGLISVIGGKFTTGRLVGEKVSDMVSLKLGVKSESKTRNTKILSPSDLNLMEYAEKFGLAKALVKSALERKGTLDEERYLSSLYILLSLISRRGG
- a CDS encoding carbon monoxide dehydrogenase subunit G is translated as MEFKGSFSIGKTVNLVKEFLLDPKQFAECLPGIQNYEVVGDTFRSNFKLDISQMKIPHMSTLTTVINAKILDKADGIEISGNGRSAGVGVKFNIVLKLSGNSEYTKLEWRANIDLGLLSRLLGDENIIKIAEANINHIISCISTKLS
- a CDS encoding phosphotriesterase, translated to MQKIPLVGKEPIEPKDMGFTLIHEHLRVFSEAVRYQWPHLYNEEEEYKNAVNEVKKVMQLGVRTIVDPTVMGLGRDIRFMERVVKATGVNLIAGTGIYIYVDLPFYFLGRSVNEIADLFIHDIKVGIQNTSNKAGFIKIAADEPGITKDVEAVIRAAAIAHKETKVPIITHSNAHNNTGMEQQRILMEEGVDPGKILIGHLGDSDKIDYIKKIADKGSFVGLDRYGLDLFLPVDKRNETTLRLIKEGYVDRLMISQDYCCTIDWGTAKPEFKPKLAPKWSMSLIFEDVIPYLKKNGVGEDIIDKIFKENPKRFFS
- a CDS encoding long-chain fatty acid--CoA ligase, with the protein product MSQSSDRPWFKYWPPHLPKTLDYPEVPLFNIVEVSSQRYPNKNAIIYYGNKITYRELWENVLRFSAFLHNELGVRKGDRVAIFMPNSVQWVIAYYGILRANAILVPINPLIAEDELNYILKDSGAVGVITLSLYLNKVIKARENTQVKWVIAGRFKDYLPQQPEIKIHPLVQKEPEIDVKDVILWRDSLRNNYSPPQVEVKAEDIAVIPYTSGTTGFPKGCIHTHSTIWPTILGSVVWNMVTPSAVVLSSLPVFHVTGFVHSLNAPLYIGATMVLLSVWDREAAVDAIEKYRITHWTNISTMVVDLLALPGIEKRNLSSLILIGGGGAAMPEAVAKRLKELTGLDYIEGYGLTETMSQTHVNPPNRPKLQCLGIPHFGVDALVIDPVTGEVLPPNKEGEIVVKCPSLFKGYWNKDEETRKSFITINGIEYFRTGDLGYMDEEGYFFIVDRIKRMINRAGYKVWPTKVENKLYQHPAVLEACVVASPDPRVGEEVKAYIVLKPEYKGKVTADEIREWCKQHMSAYEYPRIIEFVDSLPKSGSGKILWRVLQEKEKGIK